The proteins below are encoded in one region of Dioscorea cayenensis subsp. rotundata cultivar TDr96_F1 chromosome 18, TDr96_F1_v2_PseudoChromosome.rev07_lg8_w22 25.fasta, whole genome shotgun sequence:
- the LOC120282746 gene encoding MADS-box transcription factor 3-like — protein sequence QQEASKLRQQITNLQNSNRNLMGEALSTMSLRDLKQLENRLEKGISKIRTKKNELLYAKVEYMQKREIKLQNDNMYLRNKITENERVQQQMSMLPGNTMMTMTMSSTPAYELMPPFDARGFLQVNLMEQNQHYSHQQQQQTTLQLGVPSRYEIADKIKSLNDKLEEISFSYFESNCFDGNQVESFPAAVGGLHGQPIEVA from the exons CAACAAGAGGCATCCAAACTGAGGCAACAAATCACCAACTTGCAGAATTCCAATAG GAATTTAATGGGTGAAGCTCTTAGCACCATGAGTCTCAGAGACTTGAAGCAACTGGAGAATAGGTTAGAGAAAGGCATCAGCAAAATCAGAACCAAAaag AATGAGTTGTTATATGCTAAAGTAGAGTACATGCAGAAAAGG GAAATTAAGTTGCAGAATGATAACATGTACTTAAGGAACAAG ATTACTGAAAATGAAAGAGTACAACAGCAAATGAGCATGCTGCCAGGAAATACGATGATGACAATGACAATGTCTAGCACACCTGCTTATGAACTAATGCCTCCATTTGATGCTCGTGGATTCCTTCAAGTGAATTTAATGGAACAAAATCAGCATTATTctcaccagcagcagcaacagaCAACATTGCAACTTGG TGTTCCATCTCGCTATGAGATTgctgataaaattaaaagtctGAATGATAAGCTAGAAGAGATATCTTTTTCATACTTTGAATCAAACT GTTTTGATGGTAACCAGGTGGAGTCCTTCCCTGCTGCAGTTGGTGGTCTTCATGGCCAGCCTATTGAGGTGGCATGA